From the genome of Papaver somniferum cultivar HN1 chromosome 2, ASM357369v1, whole genome shotgun sequence, one region includes:
- the LOC113354033 gene encoding acid phosphatase 1-like isoform X2 → MPRALSSLETVKIFGYLTSTKLHYPIYLTTPHMDLAFNAWVDTGKAPALPETLKLYKHLKALGFKVVYITGREENRRDITRKNLHAVGYKNWEKLLLKQPSDSKKTATMFKSEKRAMLVKQGYRIWGNIGDQWSDILGTDIGGKTFKLPDPMYYIS, encoded by the exons ATGCCAAGAGCATTAAGCTCACTGGAGACGGTAAAGATATTTGGGTATTTGACATCGACGAAACTTCATTATCCGATTTACCTTACTACGCCACACATGGATTTGG CTTTCAACGCATGGGTTGATACTGGGAAAGCTCCAGCCTTGCCGGAAACTCTTAAATTATACAAGCATTTAAAAGCGTTGGGGTTCAAAGTTGTATACATAACAGGAAGAGAAGAAAACCGTAGAGATATTACAAGGAAAAATCTTCATGCTGTTGGATACAAAAACTGGGAGAAACTTCTTCTAAA GCAACCATCAGATTCAAAGAAAACAGCAACGATGTTTAAATCGGAAAAAAGGGCAATGCTCGTGAAGCAAGGGTACAGAATCTGGGGTAACATTGGAGATCAATGGAGTGATATTTTGGGAACTGATATCGGTGGCAAAACATTCAAGTTGCCTGATCCTATGTACTACATTAGTTGA
- the LOC113354033 gene encoding acid phosphatase 1-like isoform X1, which yields MERFSLFILLATLFSATYCHSSSVERHGGLPLPIHLLRPNSGFGGELPKGLSCNSWRLAVETNNLRYWKTVPAECENYVGHYMLGLHYRQDSKYVTLEAAKYAKSIKLTGDGKDIWVFDIDETSLSDLPYYATHGFGAKPYNSTAFNAWVDTGKAPALPETLKLYKHLKALGFKVVYITGREENRRDITRKNLHAVGYKNWEKLLLKQPSDSKKTATMFKSEKRAMLVKQGYRIWGNIGDQWSDILGTDIGGKTFKLPDPMYYIS from the exons ATGGAAAGGTTCTCTCTTTTCATTCTTCTGGCAACCCTTTTTTCTGCAACTTATTGTCATTCTTCTTCTGTTGAACGACATGGTGGACTCCCCCTACCAATACACCTTCTTCGCCCAAATTCAGGCTTTGGCGGCGAACTTCctaaaggtttatcttgcaatAGTTGGCGTCTTGCTGTAGAAACTAACAATTTACGCTACTGGAAGACTGTTCCAGCTGAATGTGAGAACTATGTTGGTCATTACATGTTAGGCCTGCATTATCGTCAAGACTCGAAATACGTTACCTTAGAGGCTGCAAAATATGCCAAGAGCATTAAGCTCACTGGAGACGGTAAAGATATTTGGGTATTTGACATCGACGAAACTTCATTATCCGATTTACCTTACTACGCCACACATGGAT TCGGGGCCAAACCATATAACTCCACAGCTTTCAACGCATGGGTTGATACTGGGAAAGCTCCAGCCTTGCCGGAAACTCTTAAATTATACAAGCATTTAAAAGCGTTGGGGTTCAAAGTTGTATACATAACAGGAAGAGAAGAAAACCGTAGAGATATTACAAGGAAAAATCTTCATGCTGTTGGATACAAAAACTGGGAGAAACTTCTTCTAAA GCAACCATCAGATTCAAAGAAAACAGCAACGATGTTTAAATCGGAAAAAAGGGCAATGCTCGTGAAGCAAGGGTACAGAATCTGGGGTAACATTGGAGATCAATGGAGTGATATTTTGGGAACTGATATCGGTGGCAAAACATTCAAGTTGCCTGATCCTATGTACTACATTAGTTGA